From Cellvibrio zantedeschiae, the proteins below share one genomic window:
- a CDS encoding GGDEF domain-containing protein → MTFLSILGEMVQTLGVLSITLLFLMLYRVLLRAYFLRWAQAWLALLIALFSLHLAFSVGSLRFLEILYFAGEYVFAALLWLGFATFPERDLSVRRHLYWLLPIIGIWSLALSLFGGNFGNRFSLHATAFTLALIPAWIALCRLRLPGNYTWVKLAAITSLLMLILNFVLGASPIFWGDWARGVVHDSYFAFQSIFDLMFEVLLAFSLLVIAAVNMKGELERANEILQGERDNMSMLANRDALTGCLNRHALDELQTRLRDRSGLVAMVDINDLKPINDNFGHHIGDEAICRVAQTIKAHMRSQDYFFRYGGDEFVIVSFEMQEVDAEQRLQDIQRSLASLPITDLVPCVLSISWGIQQFSDERSFIKAVHAADSLMYQQKLTFHQTPI, encoded by the coding sequence GTGACATTTCTCAGTATTCTCGGTGAGATGGTCCAGACCTTGGGCGTCCTGTCGATCACCTTGCTGTTTCTCATGCTGTACCGGGTTTTGCTGCGCGCTTATTTCTTGCGTTGGGCGCAGGCGTGGCTCGCGCTCCTGATTGCGCTATTCAGTTTGCATCTCGCCTTCTCGGTAGGCTCCCTGCGGTTTCTGGAAATCCTGTATTTTGCGGGCGAGTATGTTTTTGCGGCGCTTTTGTGGTTGGGCTTTGCCACTTTCCCCGAGCGCGATTTATCGGTGCGTCGCCACCTCTATTGGCTCTTGCCTATCATCGGTATCTGGTCGCTCGCACTCAGTCTTTTTGGTGGCAATTTTGGCAATCGCTTTAGCCTTCATGCCACAGCTTTCACGCTTGCGCTTATACCGGCGTGGATTGCGCTTTGTCGTCTACGATTGCCCGGCAACTATACCTGGGTAAAGCTGGCGGCGATCACTTCGCTCCTAATGCTCATCCTGAATTTCGTGCTGGGCGCCAGCCCGATATTTTGGGGCGATTGGGCGCGGGGTGTCGTCCACGACAGCTACTTTGCCTTTCAATCTATCTTTGATTTAATGTTTGAAGTGTTGCTGGCGTTTAGCCTCTTGGTGATTGCGGCAGTGAATATGAAAGGTGAGCTGGAGCGCGCGAACGAAATCCTGCAGGGCGAGCGCGACAATATGTCCATGCTTGCCAATCGCGATGCACTGACAGGTTGTTTGAATCGCCATGCTCTGGATGAACTACAAACCCGCTTGCGCGACCGCAGCGGTTTGGTGGCTATGGTGGATATCAATGATCTCAAACCGATCAACGACAACTTCGGCCATCACATCGGCGATGAAGCCATCTGCCGCGTAGCGCAAACCATTAAAGCCCATATGCGCTCGCAGGACTACTTTTTCCGTTACGGCGGTGATGAATTTGTGATTGTGTCTTTTGAAATGCAGGAAGTGGATGCAGAGCAGCGTTTACAGGATATCCAGCGCAGTTTGGCTTCCCTGCCTATTACCGATCTTGTACCTTGCGTATTAAGTATTTCCTGGGGTATCCAGCAGTTTAGCGACGAACGAAGTTTCATTAAGGCCGTGCACGCAGCTGATAGCCTTATGTACCAGCAAAAATTAACCTTTCATCAAACGCCGATTTAA
- a CDS encoding Trm112 family protein, with the protein MIDKKLLSILVCPVSKAALDYKPEQQELICWTSGLAYPIRDGIPVMLENEARKITLAEKEQHQATSAH; encoded by the coding sequence ATGATCGACAAAAAATTACTTAGCATCCTGGTATGTCCAGTTAGCAAAGCGGCGTTGGACTATAAACCAGAGCAGCAGGAGTTGATCTGCTGGACCAGCGGTTTGGCTTATCCCATCCGCGATGGTATTCCAGTGATGCTGGAAAACGAGGCTAGAAAAATAACCCTGGCCGAAAAAGAACAACATCAAGCAACAAGTGCCCATTAA
- the pyk gene encoding pyruvate kinase, with protein MLRRTKIVSTLGPASESPEVLEQLILAGVNVVRLNFSHGSPEDHKRRAEMVRELAAKHNKYVAVLGDLQGPKIRVARFAQGKIHLNVGDKFVLDASLERDAGNQDQVGIDYKELPNDCKPGDMLLLDDGRVVLKVDRIEGTRIYTTTAVGGPLSNNKGINRQGGGLTAPALTEKDMADIKTAAEIDVDYLAVSFPRSAEDMNFARKLMEEAGGRAGLVSKVERAEAVADNETLDDIIRASDAVMVARGDLGVEIGDAALIGVQKRIIERSRALNKVVITATQMMESMINSPLPTRAEVFDVANAVLDGTDAVMLSAETAAGSYPVQTVEAMVRIILGAEEHPTASFDKYRMDEAFNSIDESIALAAMFTANHLDGVKAIICLTESGSTPRLMSRVGSQLPIFAFSRHVSTQRKVALYRGVHPVAFDTAGVPCAEDFARAIDLLKTKGVVASGDLVIVSNGDTTVLGGTNTMKVLRVA; from the coding sequence ATGTTAAGACGTACCAAGATCGTCAGTACCCTCGGCCCGGCTTCAGAGTCGCCCGAAGTTTTAGAACAGTTGATTCTTGCTGGTGTGAACGTAGTTCGTTTGAACTTCTCGCACGGTTCACCGGAAGACCACAAGCGTCGCGCTGAAATGGTTCGCGAGCTGGCTGCAAAACACAACAAATATGTTGCTGTGTTGGGCGACCTGCAAGGTCCAAAAATCCGCGTAGCGCGTTTTGCCCAAGGCAAAATTCATTTGAACGTGGGCGATAAATTTGTACTGGATGCGTCGCTTGAGCGCGATGCGGGTAACCAGGATCAAGTGGGTATCGACTACAAAGAATTGCCGAACGACTGTAAGCCAGGCGATATGTTGTTGCTCGACGACGGTCGCGTAGTGTTGAAAGTAGATCGCATCGAAGGCACTCGCATTTACACCACAACAGCTGTTGGTGGTCCTTTGTCAAACAACAAAGGTATCAACCGTCAAGGTGGTGGCTTGACTGCGCCGGCGCTGACTGAAAAAGACATGGCCGACATCAAAACTGCAGCAGAAATTGATGTGGACTACTTGGCCGTATCTTTCCCGCGTTCTGCAGAAGATATGAACTTCGCGCGTAAATTGATGGAAGAAGCTGGCGGCCGCGCTGGTTTGGTTTCCAAAGTTGAACGTGCGGAAGCCGTTGCTGACAATGAAACTCTTGATGACATTATTCGCGCATCTGACGCGGTAATGGTTGCCCGTGGTGACTTGGGTGTTGAGATTGGCGATGCAGCTTTGATTGGTGTGCAAAAACGCATTATTGAGCGTTCACGTGCATTGAACAAAGTGGTGATCACTGCGACCCAAATGATGGAGTCCATGATCAACAGCCCGTTGCCAACTCGCGCAGAAGTATTCGACGTAGCTAACGCCGTGTTGGATGGTACTGATGCGGTGATGTTGTCTGCTGAGACTGCTGCCGGTAGCTACCCAGTGCAAACTGTTGAAGCTATGGTGCGTATTATTCTTGGTGCAGAAGAGCATCCAACCGCGAGTTTCGATAAATACCGTATGGACGAAGCTTTCAATTCAATTGATGAGTCAATTGCCTTGGCTGCGATGTTCACTGCAAACCATTTGGACGGCGTTAAAGCGATTATCTGTTTGACTGAATCTGGCAGCACGCCACGTTTGATGTCGCGTGTTGGTTCGCAATTGCCAATTTTCGCTTTCTCTCGTCACGTGAGCACGCAACGTAAAGTTGCTCTGTATCGCGGTGTTCACCCGGTTGCGTTTGATACCGCTGGTGTTCCCTGTGCAGAAGATTTCGCGCGCGCGATTGATTTGTTGAAAACCAAAGGCGTTGTTGCAAGCGGCGATTTGGTGATTGTCTCTAACGGTGATACTACCGTTCTGGGCGGCACCAACACCATGAAAGTGTTGCGTGTAGCTTAA
- a CDS encoding putative quinol monooxygenase, which translates to MSINVLVTFETKPEATQSFAALLKNISQDLLTVDGCQQAHAKVCADNPQRFMILESWVSKAAHITHIDKVVASGDWENIARHLSAAPVSNYYQDL; encoded by the coding sequence ATGAGCATTAATGTACTTGTTACCTTTGAAACTAAACCGGAAGCCACACAAAGCTTTGCTGCATTATTAAAAAACATCAGCCAAGATTTACTAACAGTTGACGGTTGCCAGCAAGCACACGCAAAAGTCTGTGCGGATAACCCGCAGCGATTTATGATTTTGGAATCCTGGGTATCGAAAGCAGCACACATAACTCATATTGATAAAGTCGTGGCCTCAGGCGATTGGGAAAACATTGCCCGGCATCTTAGCGCTGCACCTGTGAGCAACTACTATCAGGATTTGTAG
- a CDS encoding AraC family transcriptional regulator, with the protein MNTMTHQIAVSQTQEFDQLRKQVAVRASAEGRTDSLYDGLRFYKFSQSIHYQKKQMLMPGIVVVLQGRKMALLQRETLTYDESNYLILGTETLCQGTVVTASENEPYLAIHLDLPINILVKAIANLVNQMPPTATKKIADNFTQSIDPNLINALGRLLAATDSLPDRQTIAPLIIEEIIVRLLRSDAGARIRDLAVISRSAMRIQDSIRFMQEQLHRPLSIADLAEQAAMSTSHYAHHFREVAGVTPMRYLRDLRLEKARNLLLYRGMRPNEAAYNSGFESIEHFNREFKRRYANTPTQYLVELRKISQF; encoded by the coding sequence ATGAATACAATGACTCACCAAATTGCGGTCAGCCAAACACAAGAGTTTGACCAATTGCGCAAACAAGTTGCTGTGCGAGCAAGTGCTGAAGGCCGTACAGATTCGCTTTACGATGGGCTGCGGTTTTATAAATTTTCCCAGTCAATTCACTACCAGAAAAAACAAATGCTTATGCCGGGCATAGTGGTCGTTTTGCAAGGCAGAAAAATGGCGCTGCTGCAACGCGAAACCCTCACCTATGACGAATCCAATTATTTGATTTTAGGTACGGAAACTTTATGCCAGGGCACGGTTGTGACGGCGAGCGAAAACGAACCTTACCTCGCCATACATCTCGATTTACCGATTAACATTTTGGTAAAAGCTATAGCTAATCTGGTTAATCAAATGCCGCCAACTGCGACTAAAAAAATTGCAGATAATTTCACCCAGTCGATTGATCCCAACCTCATAAATGCCCTCGGTCGTTTGTTAGCCGCGACAGATTCATTGCCTGACCGACAAACGATTGCACCGCTGATTATTGAAGAAATTATTGTTCGCTTGTTGCGATCTGATGCGGGCGCACGCATTCGCGATTTAGCCGTTATTTCCCGCTCGGCAATGCGTATTCAGGATTCGATAAGGTTTATGCAAGAGCAGTTGCACCGCCCATTATCTATTGCCGATTTGGCTGAGCAGGCGGCAATGAGCACTTCGCATTATGCGCATCATTTTCGCGAAGTTGCGGGTGTTACGCCCATGCGTTATCTGCGCGATTTACGTTTGGAGAAAGCGCGCAATTTACTGCTTTACCGAGGCATGCGCCCTAACGAAGCGGCTTATAATTCCGGCTTTGAAAGCATTGAGCATTTCAATCGCGAATTTAAACGGCGCTACGCAAACACGCCGACGCAGTACCTCGTAGAACTACGAAAAATTTCGCAGTTTTGA
- the gap gene encoding type I glyceraldehyde-3-phosphate dehydrogenase: protein MTIRVAINGYGRIGRNVLRALYESGKREQIQIVGINDLGDAHLNAHLTKYDSVHGQFNGTVKYEGEFMYVNGDAIRITAERDPAKLPWGELNVDVVYECTGIFTSKDKAGLHLSAGAKKVIISAPGTDVDATVVFGVNNKVLKATDTIISNASCTTNCLAPVAKVLNDNFGIVQGSMTTIHSYTNDQVLSDVFHKDIYRARSATQSMIPTTTGAAKAVGLVLPELKGKLDGISVRVPTINVSLVDLNVLVEKDVSVESINAAMRKAADLEMPGVLAYVDEPLVSIDYNHNPHSSNYDSLQTKVYGKWVKVLAWYDNEWGFSNRMLDNTLALMSAK from the coding sequence ATGACTATCAGAGTGGCAATTAACGGTTATGGTCGTATCGGTCGCAACGTACTTCGCGCCCTATATGAATCAGGCAAGCGCGAACAAATCCAAATCGTTGGTATTAACGATCTCGGTGATGCACATTTGAATGCTCACCTTACCAAATACGATTCAGTGCACGGTCAATTCAACGGTACCGTGAAATACGAAGGCGAATTCATGTACGTGAACGGCGATGCAATCCGCATTACCGCTGAGCGTGACCCAGCTAAGTTGCCTTGGGGCGAGTTGAACGTAGATGTTGTTTACGAATGTACCGGTATTTTCACTAGCAAAGATAAAGCAGGTTTGCATTTGTCTGCTGGCGCGAAGAAAGTGATCATTTCTGCTCCGGGTACTGATGTTGATGCAACCGTAGTATTCGGTGTAAACAACAAAGTGTTGAAAGCAACTGACACCATTATTTCTAACGCATCTTGCACCACCAACTGCTTGGCTCCTGTTGCCAAAGTGTTGAACGATAACTTCGGTATCGTTCAAGGTTCTATGACCACTATTCACTCATACACCAACGATCAAGTCTTGTCTGATGTTTTCCATAAAGACATCTATCGCGCTCGTTCAGCAACTCAATCAATGATCCCAACCACTACCGGTGCTGCAAAAGCAGTAGGTTTGGTGTTGCCAGAATTGAAAGGCAAGTTGGATGGTATTTCTGTTCGTGTACCAACTATCAACGTATCTTTGGTTGACCTGAACGTGTTGGTTGAGAAAGATGTTTCTGTTGAATCGATCAACGCAGCAATGCGTAAAGCCGCTGATCTCGAAATGCCAGGCGTTCTGGCTTATGTTGATGAGCCGTTAGTTTCTATCGATTACAACCACAATCCACACTCTTCAAACTACGACTCTTTGCAAACTAAAGTGTACGGCAAGTGGGTAAAAGTATTGGCTTGGTATGACAACGAGTGGGGCTTCTCTAACCGCATGTTGGACAACACCCTTGCGTTGATGTCAGCTAAATAA
- a CDS encoding methylated-DNA--[protein]-cysteine S-methyltransferase, whose protein sequence is MPHAFKIIDSPVGKLTLVARGAKLAAVLWEVERENRVKLGELVAEQDNPILCETEHQLAEYFAGQRTQFELELDFAGTDFQKQVWQALLTIPFGETRSYSDIAHQIGNEKAVRAVGAANGRNPISIIAPCHRVIGMNGGLTGFAGGLEAKRILLKLEGRDTAVTSHNQHSLF, encoded by the coding sequence ATGCCCCACGCTTTTAAAATCATAGATTCACCCGTCGGCAAACTTACGTTAGTCGCACGTGGTGCAAAGCTGGCGGCGGTGTTGTGGGAGGTCGAACGCGAGAACCGCGTAAAGCTAGGCGAACTTGTAGCCGAACAAGACAATCCAATTCTGTGCGAGACAGAGCATCAACTGGCAGAGTATTTTGCTGGCCAGCGAACTCAATTTGAGTTGGAGCTGGATTTTGCCGGCACAGATTTCCAGAAACAGGTATGGCAGGCACTCCTGACAATCCCTTTTGGCGAAACCCGCAGCTACAGCGACATTGCCCATCAAATTGGCAATGAAAAAGCCGTGCGGGCGGTAGGTGCGGCCAACGGCAGGAACCCCATTTCAATCATTGCACCCTGCCACAGGGTGATTGGAATGAACGGCGGTTTGACCGGTTTTGCAGGCGGGCTTGAAGCCAAACGTATTCTTCTCAAACTTGAAGGGCGAGACACTGCAGTAACCAGCCACAACCAACATTCGTTGTTTTAA
- a CDS encoding M23 family metallopeptidase has product MRLVVLVLSALLCAPASFALEMTGEWKQGAVLIGQVKPGTVVEYKQRKLQLTTDGKFVIGLGRDAAETAVITTTIKGKVEHHSFAVKARTYDIQRVEGVPQATVEPNPEQDARIAREAALVTSARKVDLPLDAFTQKFEWPLVGPISGVYGSQRVYNGIPKAPHYGVDIAKPVGALVKAPAGGVVTLVHPDMFLSGGTLIIDHGHGLSSTFIHLSKILVNEGDKTEQGQEIALVGKTGRASGPHLHWAMNWFEERVDPQLLVPPQQ; this is encoded by the coding sequence ATGCGTTTAGTGGTTTTAGTGTTGTCAGCTTTGCTCTGTGCGCCTGCATCCTTTGCTTTGGAAATGACTGGCGAATGGAAGCAGGGCGCTGTGCTGATCGGGCAAGTAAAGCCAGGTACGGTCGTGGAATATAAGCAGCGCAAATTACAGTTAACAACTGATGGAAAATTTGTGATCGGTTTGGGGCGCGATGCTGCAGAAACCGCTGTTATCACCACAACGATTAAAGGCAAAGTTGAACATCATAGCTTTGCTGTTAAAGCACGCACTTATGATATTCAGCGTGTAGAGGGCGTTCCGCAGGCGACTGTAGAGCCTAATCCAGAACAAGATGCACGCATTGCCCGCGAAGCCGCATTAGTAACAAGTGCGCGTAAAGTTGATTTGCCTCTTGATGCTTTTACCCAAAAATTTGAGTGGCCATTAGTTGGGCCGATTAGCGGTGTTTACGGCAGCCAGCGTGTTTACAACGGTATCCCCAAAGCACCACATTACGGTGTGGATATCGCCAAGCCCGTAGGGGCTTTAGTTAAGGCGCCAGCGGGTGGTGTTGTAACCTTGGTTCACCCTGATATGTTTTTATCGGGCGGTACTTTGATTATTGACCATGGCCACGGCTTGTCCTCCACGTTTATCCACCTCAGTAAAATCCTTGTTAATGAGGGCGACAAGACTGAACAGGGGCAGGAGATTGCTTTGGTTGGCAAAACAGGCAGGGCATCTGGTCCGCATTTGCATTGGGCAATGAATTGGTTCGAAGAGCGTGTCGATCCGCAACTTCTGGTTCCGCCGCAACAATAA
- a CDS encoding bifunctional 4-hydroxy-2-oxoglutarate aldolase/2-dehydro-3-deoxy-phosphogluconate aldolase, whose product MALSIDQILKVAPVVPVMVVERIEDAVPLAKALYAGGLKVLEITLRTPCALDAITAMVEALPEDAVIGAGTIITPKDLDAAIKAGSTFLVSPGTTPALIEAAKASPVPLLAGVATPTEAMNLYVQGFTHQKFFPAEAAGGVPMLKSIGGPLPQITFCPTGGIDLAKAPSYLALPNVACVGGTWMAPKELMKAGRWDEIERLAREAASLPR is encoded by the coding sequence GTGGCTTTATCCATAGATCAAATCTTGAAAGTAGCACCGGTTGTACCGGTAATGGTTGTTGAGCGCATCGAAGACGCCGTACCTCTGGCAAAAGCGCTTTACGCTGGCGGCTTGAAGGTTTTGGAAATCACCCTGCGTACTCCTTGCGCACTGGATGCTATCACCGCCATGGTTGAGGCATTGCCAGAAGATGCAGTGATTGGTGCAGGCACCATCATCACCCCAAAAGATTTGGATGCAGCAATTAAAGCGGGTTCTACCTTTTTGGTAAGCCCAGGCACAACACCAGCCTTGATCGAAGCCGCTAAAGCGAGCCCGGTTCCTCTTTTGGCTGGTGTTGCGACTCCAACTGAAGCTATGAATTTGTATGTGCAAGGTTTCACTCACCAGAAGTTCTTCCCCGCGGAAGCAGCAGGTGGTGTACCTATGTTGAAGTCTATCGGTGGCCCCTTGCCGCAAATTACTTTCTGCCCAACTGGCGGTATTGATTTGGCGAAAGCGCCAAGCTACCTCGCCCTGCCAAACGTAGCATGCGTAGGCGGAACCTGGATGGCTCCAAAAGAATTGATGAAAGCTGGTCGTTGGGATGAAATTGAACGTCTTGCTCGCGAAGCAGCAAGCTTGCCACGCTAA
- the alaS gene encoding alanine--tRNA ligase: MKSAEIRDAYLKFFESKGHTIVPSSSLIPGNDPTLLFTNAGMVQFKDVFLGGDKRPYNRATSSQRCVRAGGKHNDLENVGYTARHHTFFEMLGNFSFGDYFKRDAIVYAWEFLTSKDWLNISADKLTVTVYASDDEAYDIWAKEIGVPTERIIRIGDNKGAPYASDNFWAMGDTGPCGPCTEIFYDHGADIWGGPPGSPEEDGDRFIEIWNNVFMQFNRTPDGVLHPLPAPSVDTGMGLERISAVMQHVHSNYEIDLFQHLLKAAAEATGNSDMENKSLRVIADHIRSCSFLVVDGVTPSNEGRGYVLRRIIRRAIRHGHQLGQKQPFFHKLVKALAEVMGDAYPELVKGQAQIERVLLAEEEQFEKTLDKGISVLEDALTKISGSEIPGQVVFTLYDTYGFPVDLTNDIAREKGLTIDLPGYEAAMDEQRKRARAAGSFKVDYTAAGLDLPVSEFMGYGSLAEKGKVIALLKDGAKVERLVEGDDGVIVLDQTPFYAESGGQAGDTGYLTAGATHIEVRDCHKQGASNLHLVRVLEGAINLGDEVLAVVDPSVRQATALNHSATHLLHAALRKVLGEHVTQKGSLVDSERLRFDFSHFEAISADQLKAIENLVNDQVRHNTAVATELCNIDEAKAKGAMALFGEKYGDSVRVLTMGDGFSVELCGGTHVKRTGDIGLFRITSESGVAAGIRRIEGVTGARALVLFDKVEELIDNSARVLKANRDNLTEKLENLVAQNRKLEKELAALKTKLATAGSVDLLGQAQEVAGIKVLVLNLEGADSKSLRDSVDQFKNKLGTAVVLLAAVEDGKVALVAGVTQDATNKVKAGDLMRFVAEQLGGKGGGRPDMAQGGGTDVAALDTALQSVVPWIKSQLGA, encoded by the coding sequence ATGAAGAGCGCAGAAATACGCGACGCCTACCTCAAGTTTTTTGAAAGTAAAGGCCACACCATTGTTCCCAGCAGTTCCCTGATTCCAGGCAACGATCCTACTTTGCTATTCACTAACGCAGGTATGGTGCAGTTTAAAGATGTATTTCTTGGTGGCGACAAACGCCCCTACAACCGTGCTACCAGTTCGCAACGTTGTGTGCGCGCAGGCGGTAAACACAATGACCTCGAAAACGTAGGCTATACCGCACGTCACCACACCTTCTTCGAAATGCTCGGCAACTTCAGTTTTGGCGATTATTTCAAGCGCGATGCCATCGTCTATGCGTGGGAATTCCTGACTTCAAAAGACTGGTTAAATATTTCTGCCGACAAGCTCACCGTTACCGTCTACGCCTCAGACGACGAAGCTTATGACATCTGGGCAAAAGAAATTGGCGTTCCTACCGAGCGCATTATTCGCATTGGTGACAACAAGGGCGCGCCTTACGCATCAGACAACTTCTGGGCGATGGGCGATACCGGCCCTTGCGGTCCTTGCACCGAAATTTTCTATGATCACGGTGCCGACATCTGGGGCGGCCCACCGGGTTCTCCAGAAGAAGATGGCGACCGTTTTATCGAAATCTGGAACAACGTGTTCATGCAATTCAATCGCACTCCTGACGGTGTTTTGCATCCTCTGCCAGCACCTTCTGTAGATACCGGCATGGGGCTTGAGCGTATTTCTGCAGTTATGCAGCACGTTCATTCCAACTATGAAATTGATTTGTTCCAACATTTGCTGAAAGCTGCTGCTGAAGCAACTGGCAATAGCGACATGGAAAACAAATCCTTGCGCGTAATTGCCGACCATATCCGCTCTTGTTCATTTTTGGTTGTCGATGGTGTTACGCCATCCAACGAAGGTCGCGGTTATGTATTACGCCGTATTATTCGCCGCGCAATCCGTCACGGTCACCAGCTCGGTCAAAAGCAACCTTTCTTCCACAAGCTTGTAAAAGCCCTCGCAGAAGTAATGGGCGATGCTTATCCGGAGTTGGTAAAAGGCCAAGCGCAAATTGAACGCGTGTTGTTGGCGGAAGAAGAACAATTTGAAAAGACGCTCGATAAGGGCATCAGTGTTCTTGAAGATGCGTTGACTAAAATTTCCGGTTCAGAAATCCCCGGCCAAGTTGTATTTACCCTCTACGACACCTACGGTTTTCCGGTTGATTTAACCAACGATATCGCTCGTGAAAAAGGCCTTACAATTGACCTTCCCGGTTATGAAGCCGCAATGGACGAACAGCGTAAGCGCGCACGCGCAGCAGGTTCTTTCAAAGTCGATTACACCGCAGCAGGGTTGGATCTGCCGGTCAGCGAATTTATGGGTTACGGTTCATTAGCAGAGAAGGGTAAAGTTATAGCTCTGCTGAAAGACGGTGCCAAAGTTGAGCGTTTAGTTGAGGGTGACGACGGCGTAATAGTGTTGGATCAAACTCCGTTCTACGCCGAGTCCGGCGGCCAGGCAGGCGATACTGGTTATCTGACCGCTGGTGCAACTCACATTGAAGTGCGCGATTGCCATAAGCAAGGTGCTAGTAATTTGCACTTGGTGCGCGTGTTAGAAGGCGCGATTAATCTGGGCGATGAAGTCTTGGCGGTTGTTGATCCAAGTGTTCGCCAGGCGACAGCACTTAACCACTCTGCAACTCACTTGTTGCACGCCGCGTTGCGTAAAGTGCTGGGTGAGCACGTAACCCAAAAAGGTTCTTTAGTAGACTCCGAGCGTTTGCGTTTCGACTTCTCTCATTTTGAAGCTATTTCAGCTGATCAATTAAAAGCGATTGAAAACTTGGTGAATGATCAGGTTCGCCACAATACCGCTGTTGCAACCGAGCTGTGCAATATAGATGAAGCCAAAGCCAAAGGCGCTATGGCGTTGTTTGGTGAGAAGTACGGCGACAGTGTTCGCGTTTTAACCATGGGCGACGGATTTTCTGTTGAACTATGTGGTGGTACGCACGTAAAACGCACCGGCGATATAGGATTATTCCGCATCACTTCGGAGTCTGGTGTAGCTGCCGGAATTCGTCGTATTGAAGGTGTCACAGGCGCCAGAGCACTTGTACTCTTCGATAAGGTGGAAGAGCTTATCGACAACAGCGCGCGCGTGCTCAAAGCCAACCGCGATAATCTGACGGAGAAGTTGGAAAATCTGGTAGCCCAAAATCGTAAGCTCGAAAAAGAATTGGCTGCACTTAAAACCAAGCTCGCAACGGCTGGAAGTGTCGATTTGCTTGGTCAAGCACAGGAGGTCGCAGGTATTAAAGTTTTGGTATTGAATTTGGAAGGTGCAGACTCCAAATCGCTTAGAGACAGTGTTGATCAATTTAAAAATAAGTTGGGCACCGCCGTAGTTTTGCTGGCGGCTGTTGAAGACGGTAAGGTTGCGTTGGTGGCGGGTGTTACCCAAGATGCTACTAACAAAGTTAAAGCGGGCGATTTAATGCGTTTTGTAGCCGAGCAGTTGGGCGGCAAAGGCGGCGGACGTCCCGATATGGCGCAAGGTGGTGGCACTGACGTGGCTGCGCTGGATACAGCGTTGCAGTCTGTGGTGCCGTGGATCAAATCTCAGCTTGGCGCGTAG